A portion of the Bacillus sp. es.034 genome contains these proteins:
- a CDS encoding NUDIX domain-containing protein, which translates to MSQDGIVLVASVSILNHGKVLMIKENKPNAVHKWNFPSGHIEYGEDIVYSAKREVKEETGLDVKLIGTTGVYNFISNTNNQVILFHFIGEITEGTLHLEEDEITDSRWIKTNDLLALEKKDLREPHVLKQIIHNIVEENIYSISVMNEQLFKS; encoded by the coding sequence ATGTCTCAAGATGGAATTGTCTTAGTAGCGAGTGTATCAATCTTAAATCATGGTAAAGTCTTGATGATAAAAGAAAACAAGCCCAATGCCGTACATAAGTGGAACTTTCCGAGTGGGCATATAGAGTATGGTGAGGATATTGTTTATTCAGCTAAAAGGGAAGTGAAAGAGGAAACGGGCTTGGATGTAAAGCTGATAGGCACGACGGGAGTATATAATTTCATCAGTAATACGAACAATCAAGTCATTTTATTTCATTTTATTGGTGAGATTACTGAAGGTACATTACATCTTGAAGAAGATGAAATTACTGACAGCAGATGGATAAAAACGAATGATCTTTTAGCATTAGAAAAAAAGGATTTACGAGAACCGCATGTATTAAAACAAATCATTCATAACATAGTAGAAGAAAACATCTATTCAATTAGCGTGATGAATGAGCAACTTTTTAAGAGCTAA
- a CDS encoding aldo/keto reductase, with protein MEYITLNNGLKMPIVGTGTNTYGKENHEYNAALTNEIPELLSALELGYRSIDAAIVYRNEELVGRVLAESTVPREELFITTKVPGDEEYISSKEATRAAIDNSLKNFQTDYLDLLLIHFPIEDKGQLQNTWEVFEEYYEAGKLKAIGVSNFGKEHLEELNSFAKVKPAVNQIQINLKEPNKDLLAVLKEEGIAPVAWGPMKAEAHQKEVLDEIGESYKKSGAQVLLKYQIQRGVIVIPKSHNRENQASNLDLFDFELSAEDMKRIENL; from the coding sequence ATGGAATACATCACACTTAATAATGGTCTGAAAATGCCAATTGTAGGTACAGGTACAAATACGTATGGGAAAGAAAATCATGAGTATAACGCGGCGTTAACAAATGAAATTCCTGAACTTTTATCAGCACTTGAGTTGGGGTATCGTTCAATCGATGCCGCCATCGTTTATCGAAATGAAGAACTTGTCGGAAGAGTTCTAGCAGAAAGCACAGTGCCTCGGGAAGAGTTATTTATTACGACAAAAGTTCCAGGCGATGAAGAATATATTTCTTCAAAGGAAGCTACTCGGGCAGCCATCGATAACAGTCTAAAAAACTTTCAAACAGACTATCTAGATCTGCTTCTTATTCACTTTCCTATCGAAGACAAAGGACAACTTCAAAACACTTGGGAAGTCTTTGAAGAATACTACGAAGCCGGCAAACTAAAAGCAATCGGCGTTTCAAACTTTGGAAAAGAGCATCTAGAAGAATTGAATTCATTCGCTAAAGTGAAGCCAGCAGTTAATCAAATACAAATTAACCTAAAAGAACCTAACAAAGATCTCCTTGCTGTATTAAAAGAAGAGGGCATTGCACCGGTTGCATGGGGACCTATGAAAGCCGAAGCCCATCAAAAAGAGGTTTTGGATGAAATCGGTGAATCCTATAAAAAATCTGGCGCACAAGTCTTATTAAAATACCAAATCCAACGTGGTGTGATCGTAATTCCTAAATCTCATAACCGCGAAAATCAAGCATCTAATCTAGATCTTTTCGATTTCGAATTGTCTGCAGAAGATATGAAAAGAATTGAAAACTTATAA
- a CDS encoding RNA polymerase sigma factor: MKKYFRKDTFSLIEKEYTMNYSYLKNFLVKLTNDQNLAEDVVQEVFSRLLKEPEKILEVQYIKSWLVSVSKNILIDHYRKKKPHLLDEVDLMENLLEDHLTPEKITMRKEIFDNVLSNISKEEKTIFLAKEYYGYKYEEISSLMGLPISTIKSRLFRVRKKILSTLERGESIE; encoded by the coding sequence ATGAAAAAATACTTTAGGAAAGACACGTTCAGTTTAATTGAAAAAGAATATACCATGAACTATTCCTACTTGAAGAATTTTTTGGTGAAGCTGACTAATGACCAGAATCTAGCTGAAGATGTAGTTCAGGAGGTTTTTTCAAGGTTGTTAAAAGAACCTGAAAAAATCTTGGAAGTTCAATATATAAAGAGTTGGCTAGTTTCAGTGTCTAAAAACATTTTGATTGATCACTATAGGAAAAAGAAACCCCATTTGTTAGATGAAGTGGATCTAATGGAAAATCTCCTTGAGGATCATCTAACTCCTGAAAAGATTACCATGAGAAAAGAAATTTTCGATAACGTTCTTTCTAATATCAGTAAAGAAGAAAAGACGATTTTTTTGGCAAAGGAGTACTATGGATATAAGTATGAAGAAATCTCTTCGCTCATGGGTTTACCTATTTCTACAATCAAATCCAGATTATTCAGGGTAAGGAAGAAAATACTCTCAACTTTAGAGAGAGGTGAAAGTATTGAATGA